The following coding sequences are from one Melospiza melodia melodia isolate bMelMel2 chromosome 2, bMelMel2.pri, whole genome shotgun sequence window:
- the HTR1F gene encoding 5-hydroxytryptamine receptor 1F — protein sequence MDLINSTEQNSTSEEPFKWVTSKILISITLSVLALMTTAINSLVMTAIIVTRKLHHPANYLICSLAVTDFLVAVLVMPFSIVYIVKEAWIMGQVVCDIWLSVDITCCTCSILHLSAIALDRYRAITDAVEYARKRTPKHAGIMIAVVWIISIFISMPPLFWRHQTASREDECIIKHDHIVFTIYSTFGAFYIPLALILILYYKIYKAAKTFHRRSVSRIVREEGVNGQVLLDAGERSTKSASMPSTTEKTSDPLVSSDKINITLRSPRSESKHEKSWKKQRISSTRERKAATTLGLILGAFVICWLPFFVKEVVVNTCDTCHISEDMSNFLAWLGYINSLINPLIYTIFNEDFKKAFQKLVRCGQYL from the coding sequence ATGGATTTAATAAACTCAACTGAACAAAACAGTACATCAGAAGAACCTTTCAAATGGGTGACATCCAAGATTCTCATTTCCATTACCCTGTCTGTGCTGGCTCTAATGACAACGGCCATCAATTCTCTCGTGATGACTGCAATAATTGTGACAAGAAAGCTCCACCACCCCGCCAACTATCTCATCTGCTCTCTTGCAGTGACTGACTTCcttgtggcagtgctggtgatgCCCTTCAGCATTGTCTACATCGTGAAGGAGGCCTGGATCATGGGCCAGGTGGTGTGTGACATTTGGCTGAGCGTGGACATCACGTGCTGCACTTGTTCCATCCTGCACCTCTCTGCCATTGCTTTGGACCGGTACCGAGCGATCACGGATGCCGTGGAATACGCCCGGAAAAGGACACCTAAGCACGCTGGCATCATGATAGCAGTTGTATGGATCATATCCATTTTTATCTCCATGCCACCTTTGTTTTGGAGGCACCAGACAGCCAGCAGGGAGGACGAATGCATCATCAAACACGACCACATCGTTTTCACCATTTACTCCACGTTTGGCGCCTTCTACATCCCGCTGGCCTTGATCCTGATCCTGTACTACAAGATCTACAAAGCAGCAAAGACATTTCACAGGAGAAGCGTCAGCCGGATCGTGAGGGAGGAGGGCGTGAACGGACAAGTCCTTTTGGATGCAGGGGAAAGAAGCACCAAATCAGCTTCAATGCCCAGCACAACAGAGAAGACCTCAGATCCCCTGGTGAGCTCTGATAAAATCAACATCACCCTACGAAGTCCCAGGTCTGAATCCAAGCACGAGAAGTCCTGGAAAAAACAGAGAATCTCCAGCACGAGAGAGCGAAAGGCAGCGACGACGCTGGGTTTGATCCTGGGGGCGTTTGTGATCTGCTGGCTCCCATTTTTTGTAAAAGAAGTAGTTGTTAATACCTGTGACACATGTCACATCTCAGAGGACATGTCTAATTTCCTGGCATGGCTGGGATATATAAACTCCCTTATTAACCCTTTAATCTACACAATCTTTAATGAAGATTTCAAGAAAGCCTTCCAGAAGCTTGTACGGTGCGGGCAATACCTTTAA